In one Bradyrhizobium cosmicum genomic region, the following are encoded:
- a CDS encoding LysR family transcriptional regulator: MRFHSPSIQYFHAVRRTGSIRAAARVLNVASSAVSRQILKLEQEVGSPLFERNARGLTLTTVGEMLARHVMNVLQDLDRFRSDVASLSGAWHGTVSIACIESLTESVLPDLIASHRGRARRVSFTTEVKGSSDVLEALSRGEADIGIAMALRHPPDLRQVALKRFRLGAIVAREHPLARRKTVTLAQCLAFPVINALPELSIYHLLQPLIAQLPETPEPAIQANSIDLMRELAARGVGVAFQTQLGIGRLSRESQLVFLPLDNAGSPVWSDLGIYVRAERTLPAYTESFLQELVRELGERERRESASYPQVA, encoded by the coding sequence ATGCGCTTTCACTCACCATCCATCCAATATTTCCACGCGGTCCGCCGCACCGGCTCGATCCGCGCAGCGGCGCGCGTCCTGAACGTCGCCTCGTCGGCGGTGAGCCGCCAGATTCTCAAGCTCGAACAAGAAGTTGGATCGCCTCTTTTCGAGCGCAATGCGCGCGGCCTGACGCTGACCACGGTCGGCGAGATGCTGGCCCGGCACGTCATGAACGTGCTCCAGGACCTCGACCGCTTCCGCTCGGACGTCGCGTCGCTCTCCGGTGCCTGGCACGGCACGGTCAGCATCGCCTGCATCGAGTCCCTGACCGAGTCGGTGCTGCCGGACCTGATCGCCTCGCATCGCGGCCGCGCCCGGCGCGTCAGCTTCACCACCGAGGTGAAAGGATCGTCGGACGTGCTGGAAGCGCTCAGCCGCGGCGAGGCCGACATCGGCATCGCCATGGCGCTGCGGCATCCGCCGGACCTGCGCCAGGTCGCCTTGAAGCGGTTTCGCCTCGGCGCCATCGTCGCCCGCGAACATCCGCTGGCGCGTCGCAAGACGGTCACGCTGGCACAATGCCTCGCCTTTCCCGTCATCAACGCGCTGCCGGAGCTGTCGATCTATCACCTGCTCCAGCCGCTGATCGCTCAGCTCCCGGAAACGCCGGAGCCGGCAATCCAGGCCAACTCGATCGACCTGATGCGCGAGCTCGCCGCGCGCGGTGTCGGCGTCGCCTTTCAGACCCAGCTCGGCATCGGCCGCCTGTCGCGCGAGAGCCAGCTCGTGTTCCTGCCGCTCGACAATGCCGGGAGCCCGGTCTGGTCGGACCTCGGCATCTATGTCCGCGCCGAGCGCACCCTGCCCGCCTACACCGAGTCGTTTCTTCAAGAGCTCGTGCGTGAGCTCGGCGAGCGCGAGCGGCGGGAGAGCGCGTCCTATCCGCAAGTAGCGTGA
- a CDS encoding helix-turn-helix domain-containing protein, translating into MPVSQLTPSRILRIERFSDFDEFRANDVLGLGVSTPLRPREVSLSRAILPLQDGLFVLQRAFPRRLEVDVGTDRGIGLTVPFSFHSITNGHEIDNSMVNVVRGTVPIDSIAHGTNTYLMMRYNSDMRHRGWADYDSGLSYVRPHDAAMARLRTTILSMFRLASDLDNPREFDALSRSLQETLLSCLDDVLLPAGALSAPRGSFDKHRRLIAHLDEVIALIRGKPLYSDDLARALGVSVRTLQTATHAVHGVSLHHYLRLKRLWFTRIQLLTGGAGLSVKAAALGNGFWHLGDFARGYKMTFGEAPSETLARGRRL; encoded by the coding sequence ATGCCGGTAAGTCAGCTCACGCCTTCGCGCATCCTTCGCATCGAGCGCTTTTCGGACTTCGACGAGTTTCGGGCCAATGACGTCCTGGGCCTCGGCGTCAGCACGCCGCTTCGCCCACGCGAGGTCTCGCTGTCTCGCGCCATCCTGCCGCTTCAGGACGGTCTCTTCGTGCTCCAGCGCGCTTTCCCGCGCCGTCTCGAGGTCGATGTCGGCACCGACCGCGGCATCGGCCTCACCGTGCCATTCTCGTTTCATTCGATCACCAACGGCCACGAGATCGACAATTCCATGGTGAATGTCGTCCGCGGCACGGTGCCGATTGATTCCATCGCGCATGGCACGAACACCTATCTGATGATGCGCTACAACTCGGACATGCGCCATCGCGGCTGGGCAGACTACGACAGCGGACTCAGCTATGTCCGCCCGCACGATGCCGCCATGGCACGCCTGCGTACCACGATCCTGAGCATGTTCCGCCTGGCCTCGGATCTCGACAATCCGAGAGAGTTCGACGCGCTCAGCCGCTCGCTCCAGGAGACGCTGCTCTCCTGCCTTGACGACGTCCTGCTGCCGGCCGGCGCGCTCTCCGCGCCGCGCGGATCTTTCGACAAGCACCGCAGGCTGATTGCTCATCTCGATGAAGTCATTGCGCTGATCCGCGGCAAGCCGCTCTACAGCGACGACCTCGCCCGCGCGCTCGGCGTGTCCGTGCGCACGCTCCAGACCGCGACGCATGCTGTGCATGGCGTAAGCCTGCATCACTATCTCAGGCTCAAGCGGCTGTGGTTCACCCGCATCCAGTTGTTGACCGGCGGCGCCGGATTGAGCGTCAAGGCCGCAGCGCTCGGCAACGGCTTCTGGCACCTCGGCGACTTCGCGCGGGGTTACAAGATGACGTTCGGCGAAGCGCCGTCCGAGACGCTGGCGCGGGGCCGGCGTCTCTGA
- a CDS encoding TIGR00645 family protein produces the protein MTSEPKAPSATPLPPPPIGLFAQVIFGSRWLQVPLYIGLIVAQAVYVLLFLKELWHLVLHSFDASEQQIMLVVLGLIDVVMISNLLIMVIVGGYETFVSRLNLSGHPDEPEWLSHVNASVLKIKLAMAIIGISSISLLRTFIEAGNLGTTRSNFTESGVMWQVLIHLTFIISAIGIAWVDRLSDSGHRKAGHG, from the coding sequence ATGACGTCTGAACCCAAAGCACCTTCGGCCACGCCTTTGCCGCCGCCGCCGATCGGCCTGTTTGCCCAGGTCATCTTTGGCTCGCGCTGGCTGCAGGTGCCGCTCTATATCGGCCTCATCGTCGCGCAGGCCGTCTATGTGCTGCTGTTCTTGAAAGAGCTCTGGCACCTGGTCCTGCACTCGTTCGACGCCAGCGAGCAGCAGATCATGCTGGTCGTGCTCGGGCTGATCGACGTCGTCATGATCTCGAACCTTCTGATCATGGTGATCGTCGGCGGCTACGAGACTTTCGTCTCCCGGCTGAACCTGAGCGGTCATCCCGACGAGCCGGAATGGCTCAGTCACGTCAACGCCAGCGTGCTCAAGATCAAGCTGGCGATGGCGATCATCGGCATCTCCTCGATCTCGCTGCTGCGGACCTTCATCGAGGCCGGCAATCTCGGCACGACGCGCAGCAATTTCACCGAGAGCGGCGTGATGTGGCAGGTGCTGATCCACCTGACCTTCATCATCTCGGCGATCGGCATCGCCTGGGTCGATCGTCTCAGCGATAGCGGGCACCGCAAGGCCGGTCACGGCTGA
- a CDS encoding TerC family protein — protein sequence MFEFVTADALSALLQVILIDLVLAGDNAVVIGLAAAGLPAEQRRRAIVVGIIAATGLRIVFAGVATQLLQVIGLLLAGGVLLLWVCWKMWRELREQAAQSSELAFSHGGGASSAPAPRKTFGQAAAQIVAADISMSLDNVLAVAGAAREHPYILAFGLLLSVGLMGVAADLLGRVLQKQRWIAYVGLAIIVYVAFEMIYRGSLELAPVIASL from the coding sequence ATGTTTGAATTCGTTACTGCCGACGCGCTGTCTGCGCTGCTCCAGGTCATCCTGATCGATCTCGTGCTGGCCGGCGACAACGCCGTCGTCATCGGCCTTGCCGCCGCGGGCCTGCCGGCCGAGCAACGCCGCCGCGCCATCGTCGTCGGCATCATTGCCGCCACCGGCTTGCGCATCGTCTTTGCCGGCGTTGCAACCCAGCTTCTGCAGGTGATCGGCCTCCTGCTTGCCGGCGGCGTTCTGCTGCTGTGGGTCTGCTGGAAGATGTGGCGCGAGCTGCGCGAGCAGGCCGCGCAGTCCAGCGAGCTCGCCTTCAGCCATGGCGGCGGCGCGAGCAGCGCGCCGGCGCCACGCAAGACCTTCGGGCAGGCGGCGGCTCAGATTGTCGCAGCCGACATCTCGATGTCGCTCGACAACGTGCTTGCGGTCGCCGGCGCCGCGCGCGAGCATCCCTATATTCTGGCCTTCGGCCTGCTGTTGTCGGTCGGGCTGATGGGCGTGGCCGCCGACCTGCTCGGCCGCGTGCTCCAGAAGCAGCGCTGGATCGCCTATGTCGGTCTTGCCATCATCGTTTACGTCGCCTTCGAAATGATCTATCGGGGCTCGCTCGAGCTCGCGCCCGTGATCGCGAGTCTCTGA
- a CDS encoding TerB family tellurite resistance protein, translating to MSDAATSNPIEPEITEPTRLNEQAAVALVIAGALVAVADRRVSPVERDEVIRFIRDRGLAPHMSDDRLFAIFDELAERLEEPDFANVVIDTLRPVSNLPLSSHLMELSERVAAADEDVHPHEVQAIKLLRLLTLVLPRAKQVTPSAVRAE from the coding sequence ATGTCTGACGCCGCCACTTCCAATCCGATCGAGCCCGAGATCACAGAACCCACCCGCCTCAATGAGCAGGCTGCGGTCGCCCTGGTGATTGCCGGCGCGCTCGTCGCGGTCGCCGACCGGCGCGTCTCGCCGGTCGAGCGCGACGAGGTGATCCGTTTCATCCGTGATCGCGGATTGGCGCCGCACATGAGCGACGATCGCCTGTTTGCGATATTCGACGAACTGGCGGAACGACTCGAGGAGCCGGACTTTGCCAATGTGGTGATCGACACGCTGCGGCCCGTCTCGAATCTCCCGCTCTCGTCGCATCTGATGGAGCTGTCGGAGCGCGTTGCGGCTGCGGACGAGGACGTGCATCCCCACGAAGTGCAGGCGATCAAGCTGTTACGCCTGCTGACGCTGGTGTTGCCGCGCGCCAAGCAGGTCACGCCGAGCGCGGTGCGTGCCGAATAA
- a CDS encoding MOSC and FAD-binding oxidoreductase domain-containing protein: MARLLSVNVGLPRDVAWQGKTVHTGVWKTPVEGPRRVRRLNIDGDGQGDTAGHGGEQRAVYVYQRESYLFWQKHLGRSNLVPGQFGENFTVDGLADTDVCIGDRYRIGSALFEVTQPRVTCYRLGIRMEEPDMAALLVRHGRPGFYFRVIEEGDVEAGDEITRVADGPERMSVSEINALLYLPPHPRERLARALRIPALSRGWRHSFEALLAQQHDDNTAAGNAGLGPTASPPPAWHGFRPFRVSRKISESGTVTSLILDPTDQHPVAAALPGQFIVVRLGPSVAPAMTRSYSLSSRSDAASYRVSIKREAHGAASRYIADELRIGDVVEVGAPRGSFTLRQDARPIVLLSAGIGATPVLAMLQALAAEGATREVWWLHGTRNGHEHAFAAEVRRLLAGLAHHRSHICYSAPDPADRAGTDFDTVGRLDARLLQSLDVPRDADFYICGPAAFMTDLAAGLGALGVAPDHIYTELFGTKPSLTPGIAATPRIAAHLPAGAPGPGPMVSFVRSGLNVCWGPAYASLLELAEACDVPVRWSCRTGVCHNCESGLVAGKVSYAPDPLDPAADGNVLICCARPQGDVVVDL; the protein is encoded by the coding sequence ATGGCCCGGCTGCTTTCAGTGAATGTCGGCCTGCCGCGCGACGTCGCGTGGCAAGGCAAGACCGTCCATACGGGCGTCTGGAAAACGCCCGTCGAAGGCCCGCGCAGGGTGCGCCGGCTCAACATCGATGGTGACGGCCAAGGCGATACGGCAGGTCATGGCGGCGAGCAGCGCGCCGTCTACGTCTATCAGCGCGAGTCCTATCTGTTCTGGCAAAAGCATCTGGGGCGATCGAACCTGGTTCCTGGACAGTTCGGCGAGAATTTCACTGTCGATGGCCTCGCCGACACCGACGTCTGCATCGGAGACCGCTACAGGATCGGCTCTGCCCTTTTCGAGGTGACCCAGCCGCGCGTCACCTGCTACCGGCTCGGCATTCGCATGGAGGAGCCCGACATGGCCGCGCTGCTCGTCAGGCACGGCCGGCCCGGCTTCTATTTCCGCGTGATCGAGGAAGGCGACGTGGAAGCCGGTGACGAGATCACACGGGTCGCAGATGGCCCCGAGCGCATGAGCGTGTCCGAGATCAACGCCCTGCTCTACCTGCCGCCCCACCCGCGCGAGCGACTCGCGCGCGCGCTGCGCATCCCGGCGCTGAGCCGCGGCTGGCGGCATTCGTTCGAGGCGCTGCTCGCGCAACAGCACGACGACAACACGGCCGCGGGAAATGCCGGTCTGGGCCCGACTGCAAGCCCACCTCCGGCCTGGCATGGATTCCGCCCGTTCCGCGTCTCGCGCAAGATTTCCGAAAGCGGCACTGTGACGTCGCTGATCCTCGATCCCACGGACCAACATCCCGTCGCCGCCGCCCTGCCCGGCCAGTTCATCGTCGTACGGCTCGGACCGTCGGTGGCCCCCGCGATGACACGCAGCTATTCGCTGTCGAGCCGCTCCGATGCCGCGTCCTATCGCGTCAGCATCAAGCGGGAGGCACACGGGGCAGCCAGTCGATATATCGCGGACGAGCTCCGGATTGGCGACGTCGTCGAGGTCGGCGCGCCACGTGGGAGTTTCACGCTGCGCCAGGACGCGCGGCCGATCGTCTTGCTGAGTGCCGGCATCGGCGCGACGCCGGTGCTCGCCATGCTCCAGGCGCTTGCCGCGGAAGGCGCGACACGAGAGGTCTGGTGGCTGCATGGCACCCGCAACGGCCACGAACACGCGTTCGCCGCGGAGGTGCGCAGGCTGCTGGCTGGGCTCGCTCACCATCGCAGCCACATCTGCTACAGCGCGCCAGATCCCGCCGATCGCGCCGGGACGGATTTCGACACTGTCGGACGTCTGGATGCTCGCTTGCTCCAAAGCCTCGACGTGCCGCGCGACGCCGACTTCTATATCTGCGGACCGGCTGCATTCATGACCGATCTTGCGGCGGGTCTCGGCGCTTTGGGCGTCGCGCCGGATCACATCTACACCGAGCTGTTCGGCACCAAGCCTTCACTGACGCCGGGCATTGCAGCTACGCCCAGGATTGCCGCGCATCTGCCGGCTGGAGCCCCCGGCCCGGGTCCGATGGTCAGTTTCGTCCGCAGCGGTCTCAATGTCTGCTGGGGGCCGGCCTATGCCAGCCTGCTCGAACTCGCCGAAGCGTGTGACGTGCCGGTGCGCTGGTCGTGCCGGACGGGCGTGTGCCACAATTGTGAGAGCGGGCTCGTGGCCGGCAAAGTCAGCTATGCGCCGGATCCCCTCGACCCGGCGGCGGACGGAAATGTCCTGATCTGTTGTGCGCGCCCCCAAGGCGACGTCGTCGTCGATCTGTGA
- a CDS encoding redoxin domain-containing protein has translation MRTDMVPGVAFPDYELSDHTGKHRKLSELQGGDPMVVVLGRGGFCPKDRRQAEGLLQLHREMEVGYCRMVTITTDNITQTNEYRSGVGAHWPFLSDSRRIIQKDLDIAEYTDPVHNPMIPHVVVLEPRLVIHKVYNGYWFFGRPTVEELRQDLRAVTMKCRPDWDITAPGLRTLWDQGRKEHFYPYGKAYVETLGERD, from the coding sequence ATGCGTACGGATATGGTGCCGGGAGTGGCTTTCCCGGATTACGAGCTCAGCGACCATACCGGCAAACACCGCAAGCTCTCGGAGTTGCAAGGAGGCGACCCCATGGTGGTCGTTCTCGGCCGTGGCGGCTTTTGTCCAAAGGACCGACGGCAGGCCGAAGGACTGCTGCAGCTCCATCGCGAGATGGAAGTCGGCTATTGCCGGATGGTGACGATCACGACCGATAATATCACCCAGACGAACGAGTATCGCAGCGGCGTCGGGGCGCACTGGCCCTTCCTGTCCGATTCCCGGCGGATCATTCAGAAGGATCTCGACATCGCCGAATACACCGATCCCGTCCACAATCCGATGATCCCGCATGTCGTCGTGCTGGAGCCCCGCCTCGTCATTCACAAGGTCTACAACGGCTACTGGTTCTTCGGGCGTCCGACCGTCGAAGAGCTTCGCCAGGACCTGCGAGCGGTCACCATGAAATGCCGCCCGGACTGGGACATCACGGCCCCCGGTCTCAGGACGTTATGGGACCAGGGCCGCAAGGAGCACTTTTATCCCTACGGCAAGGCTTACGTCGAAACTCTCGGCGAACGGGATTAG
- the nhaA gene encoding Na+/H+ antiporter NhaA: MNDQLPGGDLPKTPLFVERALSTLQQFLHVEAISGIVLLVAAAAALLWANSPFAHSYHDLWHLEIPLRLGGFAFVRPLHFWINDALMTIFFLVVGMEIRREIHEGALSRFDQAILPVLAAVGGVVVPALIYLSLNAAPGRSQGWAIPTATDIAFAVGVLALLGKSIPSNVRVFLLALAIIDDIIAVLIIAAFYTSGLDLNGFAVAALGVLIVLGFQWIGFGSASTYVVPGFIVWAGFLMAGVHPTLAGVVLGLITPVRSASPEVVPPVMRVEAALHPWVAYGVMPLFALANAGVGFASTELSGGAQFVTLGVALALCAGKPVGVIGATWLAVRTGWCRLAPGVSWGGVCLIGLLAGIGFTMSIFIAMLAFTDDKLLDAAKLGVLLGSLISVTLGLGWGAEYAQRRRNEAEG; this comes from the coding sequence CTGCCCGGCGGGGACCTGCCCAAAACACCTCTTTTCGTTGAGCGGGCGCTTTCCACACTCCAGCAATTCCTGCATGTCGAGGCCATCAGCGGCATCGTGCTGCTCGTGGCCGCAGCGGCCGCGCTGCTCTGGGCCAACTCACCCTTCGCCCATTCGTATCATGATCTCTGGCACCTGGAGATTCCGCTCCGCCTTGGCGGGTTCGCCTTCGTGAGGCCGCTGCATTTCTGGATCAACGACGCCTTGATGACGATCTTCTTCCTGGTCGTCGGCATGGAAATCCGTCGCGAAATCCACGAGGGCGCACTGAGCCGGTTTGATCAGGCCATTCTGCCGGTGCTCGCGGCTGTCGGCGGTGTCGTCGTTCCCGCGCTGATCTACCTGAGCTTAAACGCCGCTCCCGGGCGCAGCCAAGGCTGGGCGATCCCGACGGCAACCGACATCGCTTTCGCCGTCGGCGTGCTCGCGCTGCTCGGAAAATCGATCCCGTCCAATGTCCGGGTCTTTTTGCTGGCGCTCGCCATCATCGACGACATCATCGCGGTTCTCATCATTGCGGCGTTCTACACCAGCGGACTCGATCTCAACGGCTTCGCCGTCGCAGCGCTCGGCGTCCTGATCGTGCTTGGCTTTCAGTGGATCGGATTTGGTTCGGCGTCCACCTATGTGGTGCCTGGGTTCATCGTCTGGGCGGGCTTCCTCATGGCCGGAGTTCATCCGACGCTGGCCGGTGTCGTGCTTGGCCTGATCACGCCGGTGCGATCGGCCAGCCCGGAGGTCGTGCCGCCCGTCATGCGTGTCGAGGCCGCGCTGCATCCCTGGGTCGCTTACGGAGTCATGCCGCTGTTCGCGCTGGCGAATGCCGGTGTCGGCTTCGCGAGCACGGAGCTCTCCGGCGGCGCACAGTTCGTGACGCTCGGTGTTGCCCTGGCCCTGTGTGCTGGCAAGCCCGTCGGCGTGATCGGTGCAACGTGGCTTGCGGTGCGCACCGGCTGGTGCCGCCTCGCTCCCGGCGTGTCATGGGGCGGCGTTTGCCTGATCGGGCTCCTGGCCGGCATCGGCTTCACCATGTCGATCTTCATCGCGATGCTCGCCTTCACCGACGACAAACTGCTGGATGCCGCGAAGCTCGGCGTGCTGCTCGGCTCGCTGATTTCCGTGACGCTCGGCCTCGGATGGGGCGCGGAATACGCCCAGCGCCGGCGCAACGAGGCCGAGGGCTAA